One window of Saccharopolyspora phatthalungensis genomic DNA carries:
- a CDS encoding fatty acyl-CoA synthetase, with amino-acid sequence MLDLRASTVADVLRRSAARVPDREALRFVDHAGQERVWTYAELDDAVTRAAGALLAAGARQGDRIAAYGKNSDAYLIGFLACARAGLVHVPINDNLTSGELAYLLEQSGSSIALVDPELADELAEVRAGTSVERMIPLRDSADSLLAQCIDGPLPELDVVVPDDALVQLLYTSGTTSQPKGAMMTHRALLHEYVSCVVALDFREDDLPLHVMPLYHSAQMHVFLMPCVMIGATNRLVEAPDPTDILRRIESERIGSFFAAPTVWVALANHADFASRDLKTLRKAYYGASIMPGPVLRRLRERLPELGFYNCFGQSEIAPLATVLRPEEHDERPDSAGRPVLFVEAKVVDERGAEVAPGEPGEIVYRSPQLCTGYWNKPQESAEAFRGGWFHSGDLVRRDEEGYFFVVDRIKDVINTGGVLVASREVEDALYTHPAVAEVAVIAVPDPKWIERITAVVVVRSEATEAELLEHARLSLAGFKVPKEIRFVDELPRNSSGKLLKRVLRAQFAE; translated from the coding sequence ATGCTCGATCTTCGTGCCAGCACAGTCGCCGACGTGTTGCGGCGCAGCGCCGCGCGAGTCCCGGACCGCGAGGCGCTGCGATTCGTCGACCATGCCGGCCAGGAGCGGGTTTGGACCTATGCCGAGCTGGATGACGCGGTCACTCGTGCCGCCGGGGCGCTGCTCGCCGCCGGTGCGCGCCAAGGCGACCGGATCGCGGCGTATGGCAAGAACTCCGATGCTTACCTGATCGGATTCCTCGCCTGCGCCCGAGCCGGCTTGGTGCACGTGCCGATCAATGACAACCTGACTTCGGGCGAATTGGCCTATCTGCTGGAACAGTCCGGCAGCAGCATCGCGCTGGTGGACCCGGAGTTGGCCGACGAGCTGGCCGAAGTCCGCGCCGGCACATCGGTCGAGCGGATGATCCCGTTGCGTGACAGCGCGGATTCGCTGCTGGCGCAGTGCATCGACGGACCGCTGCCGGAGCTGGACGTCGTAGTCCCGGACGATGCGCTGGTCCAGCTGCTCTACACCTCGGGCACCACATCCCAGCCCAAGGGCGCGATGATGACGCACCGAGCCCTGTTGCACGAGTACGTGTCCTGCGTGGTCGCACTGGATTTCCGCGAGGACGATCTGCCGTTGCACGTGATGCCGCTCTACCACTCGGCGCAGATGCACGTGTTCCTCATGCCGTGCGTGATGATCGGTGCCACCAACCGGTTGGTGGAGGCGCCCGACCCGACCGACATCCTGCGCCGGATCGAAAGCGAGCGGATCGGTTCGTTCTTCGCCGCACCGACGGTTTGGGTGGCGCTGGCCAATCACGCCGACTTCGCCAGCCGCGACCTGAAAACCTTGCGCAAGGCCTACTACGGCGCCTCGATCATGCCCGGACCGGTGCTGCGGCGGCTACGCGAGCGGTTGCCGGAGCTCGGGTTCTACAACTGCTTCGGGCAATCCGAGATCGCTCCACTTGCGACGGTGCTGCGCCCGGAGGAACACGACGAACGACCGGATTCCGCCGGGCGGCCGGTGTTGTTCGTGGAGGCAAAGGTCGTCGACGAGCGGGGCGCGGAGGTCGCGCCGGGAGAACCGGGCGAGATCGTCTACCGGTCGCCGCAGCTGTGCACCGGGTACTGGAACAAGCCGCAGGAGAGCGCCGAGGCGTTCCGCGGTGGCTGGTTCCACTCCGGCGACCTGGTGCGGCGCGACGAGGAGGGCTATTTCTTCGTCGTCGACCGCATCAAAGACGTGATCAACACCGGTGGCGTGTTGGTCGCCTCCCGCGAAGTGGAGGACGCCCTCTACACCCACCCGGCGGTGGCCGAGGTGGCGGTTATCGCGGTACCCGATCCCAAGTGGATCGAGCGCATTACGGCGGTCGTGGTGGTGAGGTCCGAGGCGACCGAGGCGGAGCTGCTCGAACACGCGCGCCTGAGCCTGGCCGGTTTCAAGGTGCCAAAGGAGATCCGGTTCGTTGACGAGCTGCCGCGCAACAGCTCCGGCAAGCTCCTGAAGCGTGTCTTGCGGGCCCAGTTCGCCGAGTAG
- a CDS encoding methionine synthase, protein MSDVAWGPGMATAIGSMPGTDPVEAARTVVGELPGLMPFPELPGRGVGADVLGRTAGLLVALAVEVVPSGYRVASRPGHDHRRAVDLLRWDLDAVEQAIAEAGAPRAVKVQAAGPWTLSAGIELHRGHRVLTDQGALRDFTESLTEGLIAHAEQVAARSGSRVVVQLDEPSLPAVLAGSLPTPSGYGKVPAVPEPDAQRLLSEVIERLTAATGSPVVVHCCAARPPVALLRRAGAGAIALDATRLGNVSGSFADELGEAWEEGTSLFLGLVPSTEPAGETGPRHLARPAYDLASRLGFARRALAERSVPTPTCGLARATPAWSRRAISLTRDLANLFADEADR, encoded by the coding sequence GTGAGTGACGTAGCTTGGGGCCCCGGCATGGCAACGGCGATCGGGTCGATGCCCGGCACCGATCCGGTGGAAGCCGCGCGCACGGTCGTCGGCGAACTGCCCGGCCTGATGCCCTTCCCCGAGTTGCCGGGTCGCGGCGTTGGCGCCGACGTCCTGGGCCGCACCGCCGGACTGCTGGTGGCCCTCGCCGTCGAAGTGGTGCCTTCCGGCTATCGGGTCGCCTCCCGGCCCGGCCACGATCACCGGCGCGCCGTCGACCTGCTTCGCTGGGACTTGGACGCCGTGGAGCAGGCGATCGCCGAAGCCGGCGCGCCGCGAGCGGTGAAGGTGCAGGCGGCCGGCCCGTGGACGCTGTCGGCCGGGATCGAACTGCATCGCGGCCACCGGGTGCTGACCGACCAGGGCGCCCTGCGGGACTTCACCGAATCGCTGACCGAAGGTCTGATCGCGCACGCCGAACAGGTCGCCGCCCGCAGCGGCTCACGAGTCGTCGTGCAGCTCGACGAACCCTCGCTGCCCGCCGTGCTGGCCGGTTCGCTGCCCACGCCCTCGGGCTACGGCAAGGTGCCCGCAGTGCCGGAACCGGACGCGCAGCGGCTGCTGTCCGAGGTGATCGAGAGGCTAACGGCCGCGACCGGCTCGCCGGTCGTGGTGCACTGCTGCGCCGCCCGCCCGCCGGTCGCGTTGCTGCGCCGCGCGGGCGCCGGGGCGATCGCGTTGGACGCCACCCGGCTCGGCAACGTGTCCGGTTCGTTCGCAGACGAGCTCGGTGAGGCATGGGAAGAGGGCACGTCGTTGTTCCTCGGCCTAGTCCCCAGCACCGAACCGGCAGGCGAAACCGGCCCGCGCCACCTTGCCCGGCCGGCCTACGATCTGGCGTCCCGACTCGGCTTCGCCCGCCGGGCGCTGGCCGAACGCAGCGTGCCCACCCCGACCTGCGGCCTCGCGCGGGCGACCCCGGCTTGGTCCCGTCGCGCGATCAGCCTCACCCGAGACCTCGCCAACCTCTTCGCCGACGAAGCCGACCGGTAG
- a CDS encoding effector-associated constant component EACC1, translated as MARWLVGFDLPEDTPERLEHLTQLLLTELRQVGGVRVDRLRGQGPEGAKSGAALEIGRLVLSGVFSAATAVAFAKVMVARFERAKARRVSIEKDGDKVEIDGLSVEDQHLLVETIAAKLLDGGPREAEPSAEQQ; from the coding sequence ATGGCCCGCTGGCTGGTCGGTTTCGACCTCCCCGAGGACACGCCGGAGCGGCTGGAGCACCTGACGCAGCTGCTGCTCACCGAACTGCGTCAGGTGGGCGGGGTCCGGGTGGACCGCCTGCGCGGCCAGGGCCCGGAGGGCGCGAAATCCGGTGCCGCGCTGGAGATCGGCCGCCTCGTGCTGAGCGGCGTGTTCTCGGCGGCCACCGCCGTGGCCTTCGCCAAGGTCATGGTCGCTCGCTTCGAGCGGGCCAAGGCCCGCCGCGTCAGCATCGAGAAGGACGGCGACAAGGTCGAGATCGACGGCCTGTCCGTCGAGGACCAGCACCTGCTGGTGGAAACCATCGCGGCGAAACTCCTCGACGGCGGTCCCCGGGAGGCCGAGCCGTCAGCCGAGCAGCAGTAG
- a CDS encoding caspase family protein, producing the protein MAGRRIALLVATSLYGDPGLRGLRAPAGEAEELKEVLRSQGDFTAEVLRNESKSQIERGIEDLFQRAGPDDLVLLYLSCHGIKNDGGQLLFAACNTEGSDRVLRGQFGFRPAPAARVPGGHESRPAGLLLQRRLLARFDAEVGRWADRSAPAGRAGNIRHHRDQRVGVRLRRRAADRHRSGAVGNVESPQRAPQRSGRRRGRRTSASPGWASAPL; encoded by the coding sequence ATGGCGGGGCGCCGCATCGCGCTGCTGGTCGCGACTTCGCTGTACGGCGATCCAGGGTTGCGCGGGCTCCGCGCGCCTGCCGGGGAAGCCGAGGAGCTGAAGGAGGTCCTGAGATCGCAGGGCGACTTCACCGCGGAGGTCCTGCGAAACGAGTCGAAGAGCCAGATCGAGCGGGGCATCGAGGACCTGTTCCAGCGCGCCGGGCCGGACGACCTGGTGCTGCTGTACCTGTCCTGCCACGGGATCAAGAACGATGGCGGCCAGTTGTTGTTCGCCGCCTGCAACACCGAAGGATCGGATCGAGTCCTCCGCGGTCAGTTCGGTTTTCGTCCAGCACCAGCTGCACGCGTCCCAGGCGGGCACGAAAGTCGTCCTGCTGGACTGCTGCTACAGCGGCGCCTTCTCGCACGGTTTGACGCCGAAGTCGGCCGGTGGGCAGATCGATCTGCGCCAGCTGGGCGGGCGGGGAACATACGTCATCACCGCGACCAGCGCGTTGGAGTACGCCTACGAAGGCGAGCAGCTGACCGTCACCGATCCGGCGCCGTGGGGAACGTCGAATCTCCGCAGCGGGCGCCGCAGCGGTCCGGGCGACGTAGAGGTCGCCGGACATCTGCATCTCCCGGCTGGGCGTCTGCCCCTCTCTGA
- a CDS encoding FtsK/SpoIIIE domain-containing protein: protein MRASRSGRFDEIDRSISARRAMFRRHAFESLAEFRVARRNRDLPGDGPQQDVVLVIDRWEAFAAENPALVDQVERIADNGSSFGVHVVAAARSWSRISGGLLHHLRDKIDLAGTAGRPLEATSTSGVFQVAAPNATDAEPRHQDMVSMIESIAQRKQDRRPGWKFDLELDQHRGCADHRFPRKAARCRLRGGGAQR from the coding sequence ATGAGAGCGTCGAGGTCCGGCAGGTTCGACGAGATCGACCGGAGCATCTCCGCGCGACGGGCGATGTTCCGGCGGCACGCGTTCGAATCGCTTGCCGAGTTCCGCGTCGCGCGGCGCAATCGCGACCTGCCCGGCGACGGCCCGCAGCAGGACGTGGTCCTGGTGATCGACCGTTGGGAAGCCTTCGCCGCCGAGAACCCGGCACTGGTCGACCAGGTCGAGCGGATCGCGGACAACGGCTCCAGCTTCGGCGTGCACGTTGTCGCCGCCGCGCGTTCGTGGTCGCGGATTTCCGGCGGGCTGCTGCACCACCTGCGCGACAAGATCGACCTGGCCGGAACCGCGGGGCGGCCACTGGAAGCCACGTCGACCTCCGGGGTCTTCCAGGTCGCTGCACCGAACGCGACGGACGCCGAGCCGCGGCACCAGGACATGGTGTCGATGATCGAGTCCATCGCGCAGCGAAAGCAGGACCGGCGCCCCGGCTGGAAATTCGACCTGGAACTCGATCAACATCGGGGATGCGCTGACCACCGGTTTCCTCGGAAAGCTGCGCGCTGCCGGTTGCGCGGTGGTGGTGCTCAGCGGTGA
- a CDS encoding DUF6461 domain-containing protein: MGSHCVSELVRAEWIRRSTIQEAACLTFVRGDDIGQVAEAFGGVTGFGRRLDIDEFCEEAFAHQEKHPMIALRRLGDWILVVEENGRQGQRPEVLRRAARLAAVSVFWDASALTRFSHAVLGDVRTSFEAVLPEFREGTRPDELEAIRAGLPWSQADPVALMLALAGRLTGLSPNPGWLAGDFQTFPVSPWPDDLVAVPNPLDDVVGYPLELVAALRAAAESDRRRAVAVAARHVVATAGCLDHPVVRRTLSSLTSGLPIDHGALSEVVRDWTWHSFRHRPCSKVRNQLRAVEVLRQATHDDLLTALVSLLAEARRVRGVDACELARIVADELDDQRS; encoded by the coding sequence GTGGGCAGTCATTGCGTCAGCGAACTCGTGCGGGCCGAGTGGATCCGGCGGAGCACCATCCAAGAGGCGGCGTGCCTGACCTTCGTGCGGGGCGACGACATCGGCCAGGTGGCGGAAGCCTTCGGCGGGGTGACCGGGTTCGGTCGGCGGCTGGACATCGACGAGTTCTGCGAAGAGGCCTTCGCCCACCAGGAAAAGCACCCCATGATCGCGCTCCGGCGGCTCGGCGACTGGATACTGGTGGTCGAGGAAAACGGCAGGCAGGGGCAGCGGCCGGAGGTGCTGCGCAGGGCCGCGCGCTTGGCCGCCGTGTCGGTGTTCTGGGATGCGAGCGCGCTCACCCGCTTTTCCCACGCGGTTCTCGGTGACGTTCGGACGTCTTTCGAAGCGGTGCTCCCGGAATTCCGGGAGGGCACCCGGCCGGACGAGCTGGAGGCCATCCGCGCCGGATTGCCCTGGTCCCAGGCCGATCCGGTGGCGCTGATGCTGGCGTTGGCCGGGCGGCTCACCGGGCTGTCGCCGAATCCGGGCTGGCTCGCGGGTGACTTCCAGACCTTCCCGGTGTCGCCGTGGCCGGATGATCTGGTCGCGGTGCCCAATCCGCTGGACGACGTCGTCGGCTATCCGCTCGAACTGGTCGCGGCGCTGCGGGCCGCCGCCGAGAGCGACCGGCGGCGGGCCGTCGCGGTGGCGGCGCGGCACGTGGTCGCCACCGCCGGCTGCCTCGACCACCCCGTCGTGCGGCGGACCCTGTCGTCGCTGACCAGCGGCTTGCCGATCGACCACGGCGCGCTCAGCGAGGTCGTCCGGGACTGGACGTGGCACAGCTTCCGGCACCGTCCGTGCAGCAAGGTCCGCAACCAGTTGCGCGCGGTGGAGGTGCTGCGGCAGGCCACCCACGATGATTTGCTGACCGCGCTGGTCAGCCTGCTGGCCGAGGCGCGGCGTGTGCGCGGCGTGGATGCCTGCGAGCTCGCCCGCATCGTCGCAGACGAGCTGGACGACCAGCGTTCGTAA
- the ligA gene encoding NAD-dependent DNA ligase LigA, producing MEAEANAEEVVPDDPAAARAAEGVEDVPADVRERYADLAEEVRGHQFRYYVLDSPTISDGEFDELFARLQRMETEHPALQAPDSPTQVVGGTFSTEFTPVAHLERMLSLDNAFSTEELQAWVDRVEREVGADAHYLCELKIDGLAINLLYRDGRLERALTRGDGRTGEDVTLNVRTMGEVPEQLTGTDEYPVPALVEVRGEVFFRVNEFAELNAKLVEAGKPPFANPRNAAAGSLRQKDPRVSRTRPLRLICHGLGKRDGFEPNRQSESYAALKAWGLPVSEHTVVLSTMDDLVGHIGYWGKHRDSAAHEIDGIVIKVDEVPLQRRLGTTSRAPRWAIAYKYPPEQATTTLRDIQVNVGRTGRVTPFAVMEPVKVAGSTVSMATLHNADEVRRKGVLIGDRVVIRKAGDVIPEVLGPVVDVRTGDEREFVMPAVCPECGWPLSQQKEGDVDLRCPNAQGCPGQRRERLFYLASRKVLDIDALGYEAANALLSAGVVEDEGDLFDLDEPKLLKTPLFRTKEGNLSANGAKLLANLDTAKEKPLWRVLVALSIRHVGPTAGQALAREFGSLDRIEAASEEELAATDGVGPTIAAAVREWFEVDWHRELVRKWRAAGVRMADERDESIPRTLEGLSIVVTGTLQTFSRDEAKELIMARGGRAAGSVSKKTAFVVVGDSPGSKYDKAMQLKVPVLDENGFRVLLDQGPEAAAEAALPAEEAGE from the coding sequence ATCGAGGCGGAAGCCAACGCTGAGGAGGTCGTGCCAGACGACCCCGCCGCCGCCCGCGCGGCGGAGGGCGTCGAAGACGTGCCCGCCGACGTGCGCGAGCGCTACGCGGACCTGGCCGAGGAGGTCCGCGGCCACCAGTTCCGCTACTACGTGCTGGATTCGCCGACGATCTCCGACGGCGAGTTCGACGAGCTGTTCGCCCGATTGCAGCGGATGGAAACGGAGCACCCGGCGCTGCAGGCACCGGACTCGCCGACGCAGGTCGTGGGCGGCACCTTCTCCACCGAGTTCACCCCGGTCGCGCACCTCGAACGGATGCTGAGCCTGGACAACGCGTTCAGCACCGAGGAACTGCAGGCCTGGGTGGACCGGGTGGAGCGCGAGGTGGGTGCCGACGCGCACTACCTGTGCGAGCTGAAGATCGACGGCCTCGCGATCAACCTGCTGTACCGGGACGGACGGCTGGAGCGTGCCCTGACCCGGGGCGACGGCCGCACCGGCGAGGACGTGACGCTCAACGTCCGCACGATGGGCGAGGTCCCCGAGCAGCTCACCGGCACCGACGAGTACCCGGTGCCGGCGCTGGTGGAGGTCCGCGGCGAGGTGTTCTTCCGGGTCAACGAGTTCGCCGAGCTCAACGCCAAGCTGGTCGAGGCGGGCAAGCCACCGTTTGCCAACCCGCGCAACGCCGCCGCCGGATCCCTGCGGCAGAAGGACCCGCGGGTCAGCCGCACCCGGCCGCTGCGGCTGATCTGCCACGGCCTGGGCAAGCGGGACGGCTTCGAACCGAACCGCCAGTCCGAGTCGTACGCCGCGTTGAAGGCGTGGGGCCTGCCGGTGTCCGAACACACCGTCGTCTTGTCCACTATGGACGATCTGGTGGGGCACATCGGCTACTGGGGCAAGCACCGCGACTCCGCGGCGCACGAGATCGACGGCATCGTGATCAAGGTCGACGAGGTCCCGCTGCAGCGTCGGCTCGGCACCACCTCCCGCGCGCCGCGCTGGGCCATCGCCTACAAGTACCCGCCGGAGCAGGCCACCACGACGCTGCGGGACATCCAGGTCAACGTCGGGCGCACCGGCCGGGTCACGCCGTTCGCCGTGATGGAGCCGGTCAAGGTCGCCGGATCCACGGTGTCGATGGCGACCCTGCACAACGCCGACGAGGTCCGCCGCAAGGGCGTGCTGATCGGCGACCGGGTGGTCATCCGCAAGGCCGGCGACGTGATCCCCGAGGTGCTCGGCCCGGTGGTGGACGTGCGCACCGGGGACGAGCGCGAGTTCGTCATGCCGGCCGTGTGCCCGGAGTGCGGGTGGCCGCTGTCGCAGCAGAAGGAGGGCGACGTCGACCTGCGCTGCCCGAACGCCCAGGGCTGCCCCGGACAGCGGCGCGAGCGGCTGTTCTACCTGGCGAGCCGGAAGGTGCTGGACATCGACGCGCTCGGTTACGAGGCGGCGAACGCGCTGCTGTCGGCCGGGGTGGTGGAGGACGAGGGCGACCTGTTCGACCTGGACGAGCCGAAGCTGCTCAAGACGCCGCTGTTCCGCACCAAGGAAGGCAACCTGTCGGCCAACGGCGCCAAGCTGCTCGCCAACCTGGACACGGCCAAGGAGAAGCCGCTGTGGCGGGTGCTGGTGGCGCTGTCGATCCGGCACGTCGGGCCGACCGCGGGGCAGGCGCTGGCCCGCGAGTTCGGTTCGCTGGACCGGATCGAGGCGGCATCCGAGGAGGAGCTGGCGGCCACCGACGGCGTCGGTCCCACGATCGCCGCTGCGGTGCGCGAGTGGTTCGAGGTCGATTGGCACCGCGAGCTGGTGCGTAAGTGGCGGGCCGCCGGGGTGCGGATGGCCGACGAGCGGGACGAGTCGATCCCGCGCACCCTCGAAGGCCTGTCCATCGTGGTCACCGGGACGCTGCAGACGTTCTCCCGCGACGAAGCCAAAGAGCTGATCATGGCGCGCGGCGGTCGGGCGGCCGGTTCGGTGTCGAAGAAGACCGCGTTCGTGGTGGTCGGTGACTCGCCGGGCTCGAAGTACGACAAGGCCATGCAGCTCAAGGTCCCGGTACTGGACGAGAACGGCTTCCGGGTGCTGCTCGACCAGGGCCCGGAGGCCGCCGCCGAGGCCGCGCTACCGGCCGAGGAAGCCGGGGAATGA
- a CDS encoding amino acid-binding protein → MSFLIRVQIPDRPGNLGSVARALGEIGADILSVDVVERSNGVAVDDLVVELPSGRLPDVLITAAESVDGVEVDAVRPYAGVLDTHRELELVEEIAAEPARGLQIFAEGVPKIIRSGWAIVFGHRSGGAEQLAASTSAPQEGYLELPWLPLPRATILDSDESWVPETWQELGTELAATPIGKPDRVLLAGRPGGPMFRAAELARLTHLAGIVAVVLDG, encoded by the coding sequence GTGTCCTTCCTCATCCGGGTGCAGATACCGGACCGGCCGGGCAACCTCGGGTCGGTGGCGCGAGCGCTCGGCGAGATCGGTGCGGACATCCTCAGCGTCGACGTCGTCGAGCGCAGCAACGGCGTGGCGGTCGATGACCTGGTGGTGGAGCTGCCCTCCGGTCGGCTGCCCGACGTGCTGATCACCGCCGCCGAGTCGGTCGATGGCGTCGAGGTCGACGCGGTCCGGCCGTACGCGGGCGTGCTGGATACGCACCGCGAGCTGGAACTCGTCGAGGAGATCGCCGCCGAGCCGGCGCGCGGGCTGCAGATCTTCGCCGAGGGCGTGCCGAAGATCATCCGATCCGGTTGGGCGATCGTTTTCGGCCACCGCTCGGGCGGCGCCGAGCAGCTGGCGGCCAGCACCTCGGCCCCGCAGGAGGGCTACCTGGAGCTGCCGTGGCTCCCGTTGCCGCGGGCGACGATCTTGGACAGCGACGAGTCGTGGGTGCCGGAGACCTGGCAGGAGCTGGGCACCGAACTGGCCGCGACGCCGATCGGCAAGCCGGATCGGGTGCTGTTGGCCGGGCGACCGGGCGGCCCGATGTTCCGCGCGGCGGAACTCGCCCGCCTGACCCACCTGGCGGGCATCGTCGCGGTCGTCCTCGACGGCTGA
- the gatC gene encoding Asp-tRNA(Asn)/Glu-tRNA(Gln) amidotransferase subunit GatC, which translates to MSKISRDEVAHLAGLARLAVTEAELDIFAGQLDQILDAVAKVGEVAADDIPPTSHAVPVTNVFRDDEVRPGLSREQALAAAPAAEEDRFRVPRILTEEA; encoded by the coding sequence GTGTCCAAGATCTCCCGCGACGAGGTCGCGCACCTCGCCGGCCTGGCGCGGCTGGCCGTCACCGAGGCCGAGCTCGACATCTTCGCCGGCCAGCTCGACCAGATCCTCGATGCGGTGGCAAAGGTGGGCGAGGTCGCTGCGGACGACATCCCGCCGACCTCCCACGCCGTGCCGGTGACCAACGTTTTCCGCGATGACGAGGTGCGGCCGGGGCTGTCGCGCGAGCAGGCGCTCGCCGCGGCGCCCGCCGCCGAAGAAGACCGGTTCCGCGTGCCGCGGATTCTCACCGAGGAGGCCTGA
- the gatA gene encoding Asp-tRNA(Asn)/Glu-tRNA(Gln) amidotransferase subunit GatA: MTSTASGGSLTGLTASELAAKLQAGEVTSVEVTQAHLDRIAAVDPAVHAFLHVDADGALAAARQADEDRAAGNAASPLTGVPLALKDVLATTDMPTTCGSKMLEGWVPPYDSTVTRRLREAGVVILGKTNMDEFAMGSSTENSAYGPTRNPWDLDRIPGGSGGGSSAALAAFEAPLAIGTDTGGSIRQPGSVTGTVGVKPTYGGVSRYGLVAFSSSLDQPGPCARTVLDAALLHEVIAGHDPMDSTSINQPVPQVVTAAEQGASGGLQGVRVGVVREFSGDGYQPGVQRAFDAAVQQLSALGAEVIEVSCPHFDYALPAYYLIAPSECSSNLARFDAMRYGLRVGDDGARSSEEVMSLTREAGFGPEVKRRIMLGTYALSSGYYDAYYGQAQKVRTLITRDFTAAFEKVDVLVSPTTPTTAFKIGERVDDPMAMYLADLCTIPSNLAGNAAMSVPCGLSDEDGLPVGLQIMAPAMADEWLYRVGAAYEAARNASQDGPLINRVPQLEVA; the protein is encoded by the coding sequence ATGACGTCGACCGCATCCGGCGGCAGCCTGACCGGGCTGACCGCATCCGAGCTCGCCGCCAAGCTGCAGGCGGGCGAGGTCACGTCGGTCGAGGTGACGCAGGCGCACTTGGACCGGATCGCCGCCGTGGACCCGGCGGTGCACGCCTTCCTGCACGTCGACGCCGACGGCGCGCTGGCCGCCGCGCGGCAGGCCGACGAGGACCGCGCCGCCGGGAACGCGGCGTCGCCGCTGACCGGCGTGCCGCTGGCCCTCAAGGACGTGCTGGCCACCACCGACATGCCCACGACCTGCGGCTCCAAGATGCTGGAGGGCTGGGTTCCGCCGTACGACTCGACCGTGACGCGCCGCCTGCGTGAGGCGGGCGTGGTCATCCTCGGCAAGACGAACATGGACGAGTTCGCGATGGGCTCGTCGACCGAGAACTCGGCGTACGGCCCGACCCGCAACCCGTGGGACCTGGACCGGATCCCCGGCGGCTCCGGCGGCGGGTCGTCGGCGGCGCTGGCCGCGTTCGAGGCACCGCTGGCGATCGGCACGGACACCGGCGGCTCGATCCGCCAGCCCGGCTCGGTGACCGGCACGGTCGGCGTCAAGCCCACCTACGGCGGGGTCTCCCGTTACGGCCTCGTCGCGTTCTCCTCGTCGCTGGATCAGCCCGGCCCGTGTGCACGCACGGTGCTGGACGCCGCGCTGCTGCACGAGGTGATCGCCGGGCACGACCCGATGGACTCCACCTCGATCAACCAGCCGGTGCCGCAGGTCGTCACCGCCGCCGAGCAGGGCGCTTCGGGTGGCCTCCAGGGCGTGCGCGTCGGCGTGGTCCGCGAGTTTTCCGGCGACGGCTACCAGCCGGGCGTGCAGCGCGCTTTCGACGCCGCCGTCCAGCAGCTGTCCGCCCTGGGGGCGGAGGTCATCGAGGTCTCCTGCCCGCACTTCGACTACGCGCTGCCAGCGTACTACCTGATCGCGCCGAGCGAGTGCTCGTCGAACCTCGCCCGCTTCGACGCGATGCGCTACGGACTGCGCGTGGGTGACGACGGCGCGCGCAGCTCCGAGGAAGTCATGTCGCTGACCCGCGAGGCCGGTTTCGGGCCCGAGGTCAAGCGCCGCATCATGCTTGGCACCTACGCGCTTTCGTCGGGCTACTACGACGCCTACTACGGCCAGGCGCAGAAGGTGCGGACGCTGATCACCCGCGACTTCACCGCCGCGTTCGAGAAGGTCGACGTGCTGGTGTCGCCGACCACGCCGACCACGGCGTTCAAGATCGGCGAGCGGGTCGACGACCCGATGGCGATGTATCTCGCCGACCTGTGCACCATCCCGTCCAACCTGGCCGGCAACGCCGCCATGAGCGTTCCCTGCGGACTGTCCGATGAGGACGGTCTGCCGGTCGGGTTGCAGATCATGGCCCCGGCGATGGCCGACGAATGGCTCTACCGGGTCGGCGCCGCCTACGAGGCGGCGCGCAACGCGAGCCAGGACGGCCCGCTCATCAATCGTGTTCCGCAGCTGGAGGTCGCGTGA